The following nucleotide sequence is from Mesobacillus jeotgali.
GTTTCAGCATAAATTATCAAGACTTAACAACTCCTTCTTCTAAACAATCAACAACACGTAGCAGTAGCTCATTATTTATTCACTGTCTCTCTCAGTTAGTTTGAGTGACACAATCCGTCATATCCAAATTATAACATTATTCTTCAACAATCCTGCCCGTTCGTATTATAAGGTCAGCCAGATATGAAATTATTTCTGGTTGACCTTTTTTTATATGGTCTTATTATAACGGTAGCCGGGGTAAAACGTAACTGCCCGTGGGACCTGGATCCCGTCAACAAAACAGTTTGCCCCCTACTTGTAGAAACATGATTGAGGCTGGTTGGGACATAGATCTCGTATAACAAGCGAAGCTGTGACACTGCAAGAAGGACAAGGGGTACCGGCAAAATAAAAGATTAGGAGATGATACAGGATGAATCCAGTCGTTGGTCTGGATATTTCAAAGGGGGAAAGTCAGGTTCAAGCTTTTGTAGATAAAGGCAAACCATTTCGTAAGAGCTTTAAAGTATCTCATACTCTTGAGGGGCTTGGTTTACTTGTGGAGTTTCTAGAGGTAGTACAAAAAGAAACAGGTCTAAAACCGCCGGTTATTCTTGAAGCAACTGGACACTATCAAACAGCAGTAGTCCAATATTTAGAGGAACGTGGGTATTTATTAATCATTATCAACCCTTTAATTTCCTACAAGGCGAAAAGTTCAAGTTTAAGGAAAGTAAAGACAGATGCCATCGATGCTTACCACCTCTGCGAGTTGTTTTACAAAGAGGCGTTAGAGCCGTATAAAAAGCGAGGGGTCCAGCTTTTAAACCTTCGTAACCTTACAAGACAACACGAGAATATTACAGGAGTGATGATTCAGACAAAGCTTCAGTTCCAGGCTATTCTTGATCAAGTATTTCCTGAATATCGTGGAGTGTTCGGTGATTTATATTCTGTGGTATCACTCTTAACGTTAAAGGAGTTTCCGTCATCTGAAGACATCTTAGAAGCTAGTAATGAAATTCTCTCAATGAGGATCAAGGAATTATGTAAAAGTCGCTCAATCAGATGGGCCAATGAAAAAACCTTACAACTAAAAGAGGCTGCGGCTCGCAATCCCTTTGAAAAGACAGTCTATCAGAGTCATATCTTAAGCTTAGGTATGTATATTAATATTATTTTTCAATATAAAGAGCACCTATCCACATTGGAATCGGAGATAGATGCCCTCGCTAAAGAAGTTGAAGAATATAATATTATCAAATCCATCCCTGGTATCGGTGAAAAGATCGCTGCAACGATCATTTCTGAAATTGGGGAGATAGACCGATTTACTGATCCTAAAAAGCTGGTGGCTTTCGCTGGAGTAGACCCTAGTGTTTTCGAATCTGGCAAGTTTACTGCCACCAAAAACCGAATCACAAAAAGAGGATCCAGCAGGCTTCGTCATGCCTTATATATGGCTGTTCGTTGTGCTATACGCGACTGTCGCAAGAGCAAAACAAGCGATGAAATCATTCCTCGAAATAAGAAATTACGACAGTTCTATGATAAGAAACGCGAGGAAGGAAAACCATTTAAAGTAGCAGTAATTGCCTGTGTAAATAAGCTCTTACACTGGATATTTGCCTTATTAAGAAACAGAACAACTTTCCAAGATATAGCATAGAAACAACATCTAACTAAATAACGAAAAACCTTCCAA
It contains:
- a CDS encoding IS110 family transposase; the protein is MNPVVGLDISKGESQVQAFVDKGKPFRKSFKVSHTLEGLGLLVEFLEVVQKETGLKPPVILEATGHYQTAVVQYLEERGYLLIIINPLISYKAKSSSLRKVKTDAIDAYHLCELFYKEALEPYKKRGVQLLNLRNLTRQHENITGVMIQTKLQFQAILDQVFPEYRGVFGDLYSVVSLLTLKEFPSSEDILEASNEILSMRIKELCKSRSIRWANEKTLQLKEAAARNPFEKTVYQSHILSLGMYINIIFQYKEHLSTLESEIDALAKEVEEYNIIKSIPGIGEKIAATIISEIGEIDRFTDPKKLVAFAGVDPSVFESGKFTATKNRITKRGSSRLRHALYMAVRCAIRDCRKSKTSDEIIPRNKKLRQFYDKKREEGKPFKVAVIACVNKLLHWIFALLRNRTTFQDIA